In one window of Comamonas testosteroni DNA:
- a CDS encoding Maf family protein — MAPFLYLASQSPRRRQLLEQLGVAHELLLPNAAGDIAEDAEAIEVELAGEDPHDYVQRVTAGKLDAAVARHARRGLPAAPILCSDTTVALGKQILGKPADAEDARRILRLLSGAEHEVLTAVALQSGGRRLQALSVSTVRFAPMTEAQIDAYVVTGEPMGKAGAYGIQGRAAAHIAQICGSYSAIMGLPVYETAELLRQLGWPL, encoded by the coding sequence ATGGCGCCATTTCTCTATCTTGCATCCCAAAGTCCCCGCCGTCGTCAGCTGCTGGAGCAGTTGGGCGTAGCGCATGAGTTGCTGCTGCCCAATGCAGCCGGCGATATCGCCGAGGATGCCGAGGCCATAGAGGTCGAGCTGGCCGGGGAAGATCCCCATGACTATGTGCAGCGCGTGACGGCCGGCAAGCTCGATGCGGCCGTGGCTCGCCATGCGCGGCGCGGTCTGCCGGCAGCGCCCATTCTGTGCTCCGACACCACCGTGGCACTGGGCAAGCAGATTCTGGGCAAGCCCGCCGATGCCGAAGACGCGCGACGCATCCTGCGTCTGCTCTCCGGGGCCGAACATGAGGTGCTGACCGCCGTGGCGCTGCAAAGCGGCGGGCGGCGTCTGCAGGCGCTGTCGGTATCCACCGTGCGCTTCGCGCCCATGACCGAGGCACAGATCGATGCCTATGTGGTCACGGGCGAGCCCATGGGCAAGGCCGGTGCCTATGGCATACAGGGCAGGGCGGCCGCGCATATTGCGCAGATCTGCGGCAGCTATTCAGCCATCATGGGCCTGCCCGTATACGAAACTGCCGAGCTTTTGCGCCAGCTGGGCTGGCCGCTCTGA
- the rlmH gene encoding 23S rRNA (pseudouridine(1915)-N(3))-methyltransferase RlmH: protein MKLTIVAVGLHVPDWAQTAYDDYAKRFPPELKVELKAVKTEPRGSKTLETLYAAERKRIEAAIPRGTRIVVLDERGTNLTTKALAQRLKGWQLESDDVALVIGGPDGLDPEFKASAHERIRLSDLTLPHAMVRVLLIEQLYRAWSVNAGHPYHRE, encoded by the coding sequence ATGAAGTTGACCATCGTGGCTGTAGGCCTGCATGTGCCCGATTGGGCGCAGACGGCCTACGACGATTACGCCAAGCGCTTTCCACCCGAACTCAAGGTCGAACTCAAGGCCGTCAAGACCGAGCCGCGCGGCTCCAAGACGCTGGAGACCTTGTATGCGGCAGAGCGCAAGCGTATCGAAGCCGCCATTCCCAGAGGCACCCGCATCGTGGTCCTCGACGAGCGCGGAACCAATCTGACCACCAAGGCGCTGGCCCAGCGTCTCAAGGGCTGGCAGCTAGAGAGCGATGATGTGGCCCTGGTCATCGGCGGACCCGACGGGCTGGACCCCGAGTTCAAGGCCTCGGCACATGAGCGCATCCGTCTCTCCGACCTGACCCTGCCGCATGCCATGGTGCGCGTGCTGCTGATCGAGCAGCTCTACCGCGCCTGGTCGGTCAATGCCGGCCATCCCTACCACCGCGAATAA
- the rsfS gene encoding ribosome silencing factor, with protein MTTSTKSDSAAKRDVTKLQRAIVDGLEDVKAPDIQVFNTEALSPLFERVIVASGTSNRQTKALASSVREAVKEAGFPVPRQEGEQNGEWIIVDCGSVVCHIMQPAIRQYYRLEEIWGETPVRMKIGAAKPKPAEVAAKKLAAKLAVEKAAAENTVVAKKPAAKKAAAKKPATKTTAGAKPAAKKSAAKSAAAKTVKTVIVKPSTPRTAKPVAAKPAAKRAPRAKA; from the coding sequence ATGACCACCTCCACCAAATCGGATTCCGCAGCCAAGCGCGACGTCACCAAACTCCAGCGAGCCATTGTTGACGGCCTCGAAGACGTCAAGGCCCCCGACATCCAGGTGTTCAACACCGAAGCACTGTCGCCGCTGTTCGAGCGCGTGATCGTGGCCTCGGGTACTTCCAACCGCCAGACCAAGGCACTTGCCTCCAGCGTGCGTGAAGCCGTCAAGGAAGCAGGGTTTCCCGTGCCCCGCCAGGAAGGTGAGCAAAACGGTGAATGGATCATCGTGGACTGCGGCTCGGTGGTCTGCCACATCATGCAGCCGGCCATCCGCCAGTACTACCGCCTGGAAGAAATCTGGGGCGAGACACCGGTGCGTATGAAGATCGGTGCCGCCAAGCCCAAGCCCGCCGAAGTGGCCGCCAAGAAGCTGGCTGCCAAGCTGGCCGTGGAAAAGGCTGCTGCGGAAAACACCGTGGTCGCGAAAAAGCCTGCCGCCAAGAAGGCTGCGGCCAAGAAGCCTGCCACCAAGACGACTGCCGGTGCCAAGCCTGCAGCCAAGAAGTCTGCTGCCAAGTCCGCCGCTGCCAAGACGGTCAAGACCGTGATCGTCAAGCCCAGCACGCCCCGTACTGCCAAGCCGGTTGCGGCCAAACCCGCAGCCAAGCGTGCTCCCCGCGCCAAGGCCTAA
- the rng gene encoding ribonuclease G — MQQDILINWSPQETRVAIVENGAVQELHMERPLERGLVGNIYLGKVSRVLPGMQSAFIDIGLERAAFLHVADVWQRQESGEAPMFARKDQPLTPIEKQVFEGQSIMVQVIKDPIGTKGARLSTQISIAGRLLVFLPQDDHIGISQKIPQNERDALRARLQELVGTKDGGGGGGFILRTNGEESSDAELADDIRYLRKTWARIKDAAQKLPVMSVLHQDLNLLQRVLRDLVGENTQSIRIDSREQFALLKSFGQEYMPAAVPKLALYKGERPIFDLYNIDEEIARALGRRVDLKSGGYLIVDQTEALTTIDVNTGGYVGARNFDDTIFKTNLEAAHAIARQLRLRNLGGIVIVDFIDMVREEHQGEVLSEFRRQLARDRVKTMAGGFSQLGLLEMTRKRTRESLAHMLCEPCAACSGKGNVKTARSICYEVLREILREARQFNPHEFRIVASPKVVEMFLDEESQHLASLSDFIGKPISLQAETAMAQEQYDIVLL; from the coding sequence ATGCAGCAAGATATTCTGATCAACTGGTCGCCGCAGGAAACGCGGGTGGCGATTGTCGAGAATGGTGCCGTGCAGGAGCTGCACATGGAGCGCCCGCTGGAGCGGGGGCTCGTCGGCAACATCTATCTGGGCAAGGTCTCGCGCGTGCTGCCCGGCATGCAGTCCGCCTTCATCGATATCGGTCTGGAGCGTGCGGCCTTTTTGCACGTGGCCGATGTCTGGCAGCGCCAGGAAAGCGGCGAAGCTCCGATGTTTGCGCGCAAGGACCAGCCGCTGACACCCATCGAAAAGCAGGTGTTCGAAGGCCAGTCCATCATGGTGCAGGTCATCAAGGACCCCATAGGCACCAAGGGCGCGCGTCTGTCCACGCAGATCAGCATTGCAGGGCGCCTGCTGGTGTTTCTGCCGCAGGACGACCATATCGGCATCTCCCAGAAAATCCCCCAGAACGAGCGCGACGCCTTGCGGGCCCGTCTGCAGGAGCTGGTCGGCACCAAGGACGGCGGCGGGGGCGGCGGATTCATTCTGCGCACCAATGGCGAGGAATCCAGCGATGCCGAGCTGGCCGATGACATCCGCTATCTGCGCAAGACCTGGGCGCGCATCAAGGATGCCGCGCAGAAGCTGCCCGTGATGTCGGTGCTGCATCAGGACCTGAACCTGCTGCAGCGTGTGCTGCGGGATCTGGTCGGCGAGAACACCCAGAGCATCCGCATCGATTCGCGCGAGCAGTTTGCGCTGCTCAAGAGCTTTGGCCAGGAATACATGCCGGCGGCAGTGCCCAAGCTGGCGCTGTACAAGGGCGAGCGGCCGATTTTCGACCTCTACAACATTGACGAGGAAATCGCGCGTGCGCTGGGGCGGCGTGTGGATCTGAAGTCGGGCGGCTATCTGATCGTCGATCAGACCGAAGCCCTGACCACCATCGATGTCAACACGGGGGGCTATGTCGGCGCGCGCAATTTTGACGACACCATCTTCAAGACCAACCTGGAAGCGGCGCACGCCATTGCGCGTCAGTTGCGGCTGCGCAATCTGGGTGGCATCGTCATCGTGGACTTCATCGACATGGTGCGCGAGGAGCATCAGGGCGAGGTGCTCTCCGAATTCCGCCGCCAGCTGGCACGTGACCGCGTCAAGACCATGGCCGGCGGCTTCTCGCAGCTGGGCCTGCTGGAGATGACGCGCAAGCGTACTCGCGAGTCGCTGGCCCATATGCTGTGCGAGCCCTGTGCCGCCTGCTCCGGCAAGGGCAACGTCAAGACCGCGCGCAGCATCTGCTACGAGGTTCTGCGTGAAATCCTGCGCGAAGCGCGCCAGTTCAATCCCCATGAGTTCCGCATCGTGGCGTCCCCCAAGGTGGTGGAGATGTTTCTCGACGAGGAAAGCCAGCATCTGGCCAGCCTCTCCGACTTCATCGGCAAGCCGATCTCCCTGCAGGCCGAGACTGCGATGGCGCAGGAGCAATATGACATTGTTCTACTTTGA